One part of the Desulfonema ishimotonii genome encodes these proteins:
- a CDS encoding substrate-binding periplasmic protein, translating into MKILFNVDPPWEIQTEKGQFEGAEIEMFEYLAEKMNFDIQFEVVPFKRCLHYMETGRADMLAGIFKRPEREAYIEYIEPPYKGRSDKSFYVLKGKKKMIRTYEDLYKLTIGVKNGVTYFPRFDADAKLKKDGVYENSMNISKLLRGRIDAFIMTGDFGDYMIRQAGAADKIEKAAFGYSKKISLDEPGR; encoded by the coding sequence GGGAGATCCAGACCGAAAAAGGGCAGTTCGAGGGCGCGGAAATTGAGATGTTTGAATATCTGGCAGAGAAAATGAATTTTGACATTCAGTTCGAAGTTGTACCGTTCAAACGCTGTCTGCATTACATGGAAACCGGTAGGGCGGATATGCTGGCCGGTATCTTCAAACGTCCTGAACGGGAAGCCTATATTGAATATATTGAGCCGCCTTACAAGGGCAGATCCGATAAAAGCTTTTATGTGCTGAAAGGCAAAAAAAAGATGATCAGAACCTACGAAGATCTTTATAAATTAACGATCGGCGTAAAAAATGGCGTGACATATTTTCCCCGGTTTGATGCGGATGCCAAATTGAAAAAAGATGGCGTGTATGAGAATTCAATGAATATCAGCAAGCTCTTAAGGGGTCGGATTGATGCCTTTATTATGACAGGTGACTTCGGGGATTATATGATTCGCCAAGCCGGTGCTGCGGATAAGATTGAAAAGGCCGCATTCGGTTATTCCAAAAAAATCTCCCTGGATGAACCGGGTCGGTGA